Proteins from one Arcobacter sp. F2176 genomic window:
- a CDS encoding NAD(P)H-dependent oxidoreductase, translated as MEKTFMEAMDFRHACKIFDETKKISDEDMHFILEAGRKSPSSFGMEAWKFLVITNEELKAKLKPFCWDQAQITTCSHLVIVLAGIEGVKPESGIPEKRFARREMPKEKLDFYLNLYAEHLKETLSNDKNIYSWTARQSFIALGNMMTAAAIKGIDSCPIEGFDKEGVEGVLGLDTSKFQLTCVLPFGYRINEQSKQQREKFEDIVEFIK; from the coding sequence ATGGAAAAAACATTTATGGAAGCTATGGATTTTAGACATGCGTGTAAAATCTTTGATGAGACAAAAAAGATTAGTGATGAGGATATGCACTTTATATTAGAAGCTGGTAGAAAATCTCCATCTTCATTTGGTATGGAAGCTTGGAAATTTTTAGTTATAACAAATGAAGAATTAAAAGCAAAATTAAAACCTTTTTGTTGGGATCAAGCTCAAATTACAACTTGTTCTCATTTAGTAATTGTATTAGCAGGAATTGAAGGTGTTAAACCAGAAAGTGGAATTCCTGAAAAAAGATTTGCAAGAAGAGAAATGCCTAAAGAAAAATTGGATTTTTATTTAAATCTTTATGCAGAACATTTAAAAGAGACTTTAAGCAATGACAAAAATATCTACTCTTGGACAGCAAGACAATCATTTATTGCATTGGGTAATATGATGACAGCTGCTGCTATAAAAGGAATTGATTCTTGTCCTATTGAAGGTTTTGATAAAGAGGGTGTTGAAGGTGTATTAGGTCTTGATACTTCAAAATTCCAACTAACTTGTGTTCTTCCTTTTGGATATAGAATTAATGAACAATCAAAACAACAAAGAGAAAAATTCGAAGATATAGTTGAATTTATAAAATAA
- a CDS encoding AEC family transporter: MSIFLTLLGKILPLYFSIILGILSTSILKCNKDTVAKILLFILAPLIVFNATINVKLIPSVLFMPIFFFILSSIMAFALLTIFKNMWSDNTSNLLAFSTATGNTGNIGIPLAILFLEPKLVDVFIFTVLASILYQNSVGYYITAKGSFSAKESLKKVLKLPVIYAFILGITFNLLDIKMPLMFVDYSNYLKGAYAILGMMLLGMGMENIKTDNSLDKKFITYTLAIKFILWPLLILIFIFIDKNFIHFLNDGFYMVMFLFSIVPLAGNTVTVATLLNVKPQKMSLAVFISTLVSLFYIPLMIFFYTN, from the coding sequence TTGAGCATATTTTTAACCCTATTAGGAAAAATCTTACCCTTATACTTTAGTATTATACTAGGTATTTTAAGTACTTCTATTTTAAAATGTAACAAAGATACCGTTGCTAAAATTTTACTTTTTATTCTAGCTCCCTTGATAGTATTTAATGCAACAATAAATGTAAAACTTATCCCTTCAGTTTTATTTATGCCTATTTTCTTTTTTATTTTAAGTTCTATTATGGCTTTTGCTTTATTGACAATATTTAAAAATATGTGGAGTGATAACACTTCTAATTTATTAGCTTTTAGTACAGCTACTGGAAATACGGGAAATATTGGTATTCCTCTTGCTATATTATTTTTAGAACCAAAATTAGTAGATGTATTTATTTTCACAGTTTTAGCTTCTATTTTATATCAAAATTCTGTTGGATATTATATAACGGCAAAAGGCTCTTTTAGTGCAAAAGAAAGTTTAAAGAAGGTACTAAAACTACCTGTAATATATGCTTTTATTTTAGGTATAACATTTAATCTACTTGATATTAAAATGCCTTTGATGTTTGTGGATTATAGTAACTATTTAAAAGGTGCATATGCAATTTTAGGAATGATGCTTTTAGGTATGGGGATGGAAAATATAAAAACAGATAATTCTCTTGATAAAAAATTTATTACTTATACTTTGGCTATCAAATTCATACTTTGGCCACTACTTATTTTGATATTTATTTTTATAGACAAAAACTTTATACATTTTTTAAATGATGGATTTTATATGGTTATGTTTTTATTTTCTATTGTACCACTGGCAGGGAACACTGTAACAGTTGCTACTTTATTAAATGTAAAACCCCAAAAGATGTCTTTAGCAGTATTTATTTCTACCTTGGTATCTTTATTTTATATACCACTTATGATATTTTTTTATACTAATTAA
- the thiI gene encoding tRNA uracil 4-sulfurtransferase ThiI, with the protein MEISPIKTQKFIIKLFPEIMIKGTSAKRQMVARLHGNLQRLFSRISEDITIRKFFDKIEVVCPIEFVTEVRIKLLDTPGIELVLEALQFDKINTIDEIKEIVNTHMAKEIVNKSFVIRVKRSGTHDFKSIDIEQTVGGYMLNENRDLTKGVDLRNAEVTINLELINNQLNIITLRHKGLGGFPLGSQGEILSLMSGGFDSTVASYLTMKRGIKTHFVFFNLGGVAHEIGVKQVALYLWNKFGSSHRVTFTSIAFDDVVTEIFKSTHETYMGVTLKRLMLKAAEKIANDLKIDALLTGESVAQVSSQTLRNLALIDQSTNKLVLRPLATMNKPDIINIANEIGTKRFAETMPEYCGVISKNPTIHGSYDRMEKESKKFDYSVLDKAIENAIQINVDEINEDIKDIGEMEIVSDISNGKYVIIDIRQTPECIETSCETLKIPFYKLKTEFEKLPQDKEYLFYCEKGILSQLHAQYLKDAKNFNNIKVYRPIK; encoded by the coding sequence ATGGAAATTTCTCCAATAAAGACGCAAAAATTTATAATAAAACTTTTTCCAGAAATAATGATAAAAGGAACATCAGCAAAAAGGCAGATGGTAGCTAGATTACATGGAAACTTACAAAGACTTTTTTCTCGAATTTCAGAAGATATTACAATTAGAAAATTTTTTGATAAAATAGAAGTAGTTTGTCCAATAGAATTTGTAACAGAAGTAAGAATTAAACTTTTGGATACTCCAGGTATTGAATTAGTTTTAGAAGCATTGCAGTTTGATAAAATAAATACAATAGATGAAATAAAAGAGATAGTAAATACACATATGGCAAAAGAGATAGTAAACAAGTCTTTTGTAATAAGAGTTAAGCGTTCAGGAACGCATGATTTTAAATCTATTGACATAGAACAAACTGTTGGTGGATACATGTTAAATGAAAATAGAGATTTAACTAAAGGTGTTGATTTAAGAAATGCTGAAGTTACTATAAATCTTGAACTTATAAATAATCAACTAAATATCATAACACTTAGACACAAAGGTCTTGGTGGATTTCCTTTAGGCTCTCAAGGTGAAATTTTATCTCTTATGTCAGGTGGATTTGACTCAACTGTTGCTTCTTATCTTACTATGAAAAGAGGAATTAAAACTCATTTTGTATTTTTTAATCTTGGTGGAGTAGCACATGAAATTGGTGTAAAACAAGTGGCTTTATATCTATGGAATAAGTTTGGTTCTTCCCATAGGGTTACATTTACTTCTATTGCTTTTGATGATGTTGTTACTGAGATATTTAAATCAACACATGAAACATACATGGGTGTAACACTAAAAAGACTTATGCTAAAAGCAGCTGAGAAAATAGCAAATGATTTAAAAATAGATGCTCTTTTGACAGGTGAAAGTGTTGCTCAAGTTTCTAGTCAAACATTAAGGAATTTAGCTTTAATTGACCAATCAACAAATAAATTAGTTTTAAGACCGCTTGCTACTATGAATAAACCAGATATTATAAATATAGCGAATGAAATTGGTACAAAAAGATTTGCAGAAACTATGCCTGAATATTGTGGTGTGATTTCAAAAAATCCAACTATTCATGGCTCTTATGACAGAATGGAAAAAGAATCTAAAAAATTTGACTATTCAGTTTTAGACAAAGCAATTGAAAATGCTATTCAAATAAATGTTGATGAAATTAACGAAGATATAAAAGATATTGGAGAAATGGAGATTGTAAGCGATATTTCAAATGGAAAATATGTTATTATTGATATTCGACAAACACCTGAGTGTATAGAGACATCTTGTGAGACTTTAAAGATTCCTTTTTATAAATTAAAAACAGAGTTTGAAAAACTTCCACAAGATAAAGAATATTTGTTTTATTGTGAGAAAGGAATATTGAGTCAATTACATGCTCAGTATTTAAAAGATGCAAAGAATTTTAACAATATAAAAGTATATAGACCAATAAAATAA
- a CDS encoding ABC-F family ATP-binding cassette domain-containing protein has protein sequence MVQTVNLKKSFGARVLFQEINLKLDAGKRYGLIGANGAGKTTFLKILSGEEEATEGEVQVQNGKKVGTLSQNQFAYETYSLFDTVLLGNRRLYDAIKEKEKLYMEEYTDEIGEKLGELEIICCEEDPTYEYDVKITKILEELGFPASTHNDLMSTLTGGNKFKVLLAQVLYPKPDVLFLDEPTNNLDIETIGWLENQLQHHDGTMVVISHDRHFLNAVCTHILDVDYKQIREFSGTYDDWYIASTLMAKQQQADVNKKLKEKDELEKFIARFSANASKARQATSRQKQLDKLDVGSIQVSSRRDPSIIFRQKREVGKELLTVKNISKSYDGEQVLNDISFTVEKGDKIALIGPNGIGKTTLCEIMMEKVKPDSGEVFWGATIQNGYFPQNATDIIKGEMTLYDWLRDFDRDADISEIRNCLGRMLFNGQEQEKKVSACSGGEKHRMWLSKIMLEQPNFMILDEPTNHLDLEAIIALGEGLLEYPGSVICVSHDRELLDAYANRIIAIQNDGSIVDFKGTYEEYIESKEA, from the coding sequence ATGGTTCAAACAGTCAATTTAAAAAAATCATTTGGTGCAAGAGTTTTATTTCAAGAAATAAATCTGAAACTAGATGCTGGTAAAAGATATGGGTTAATTGGTGCTAATGGTGCTGGAAAAACTACATTCTTGAAAATTTTATCTGGAGAAGAAGAAGCAACAGAAGGTGAAGTACAAGTTCAAAATGGTAAAAAAGTTGGAACTTTAAGTCAAAATCAATTTGCTTATGAAACATATAGTTTATTTGATACAGTTTTACTTGGAAATAGAAGATTATACGATGCTATTAAAGAAAAAGAAAAACTTTATATGGAAGAGTATACTGATGAAATTGGTGAAAAGCTAGGTGAACTAGAAATCATATGTTGTGAAGAAGACCCAACATATGAATATGATGTTAAAATTACTAAAATATTAGAAGAATTAGGTTTCCCTGCATCAACTCACAATGATTTAATGTCAACTCTTACTGGTGGAAATAAATTTAAAGTTTTACTAGCTCAAGTTTTATATCCAAAACCAGATGTGTTATTTTTAGATGAGCCCACAAATAACCTTGATATAGAAACAATTGGTTGGTTAGAAAATCAATTGCAACACCATGATGGTACAATGGTAGTTATTTCACATGATAGACACTTCTTAAATGCAGTATGTACTCATATCTTAGATGTGGATTATAAACAAATTAGAGAGTTTAGTGGTACTTATGATGATTGGTATATTGCTTCAACTTTAATGGCTAAACAACAACAAGCTGATGTAAACAAAAAACTTAAAGAAAAAGACGAGTTAGAAAAATTTATTGCTAGATTTAGTGCAAATGCATCAAAAGCTAGACAAGCAACATCAAGACAAAAACAACTTGATAAATTAGATGTTGGTTCTATTCAAGTCTCAAGTAGAAGAGACCCTTCTATTATTTTTAGACAAAAAAGAGAAGTGGGTAAAGAATTACTTACTGTTAAAAATATCTCTAAATCATATGATGGTGAACAAGTTTTAAATGATATCTCTTTTACTGTTGAAAAAGGTGATAAGATTGCACTTATTGGACCAAATGGTATTGGTAAAACAACTTTATGTGAAATCATGATGGAAAAAGTAAAACCAGATAGTGGTGAAGTTTTTTGGGGTGCTACAATTCAAAATGGATACTTTCCTCAAAATGCAACAGATATTATCAAAGGTGAAATGACATTATACGATTGGTTACGAGATTTTGATAGGGATGCAGATATCTCTGAAATAAGAAATTGTCTTGGTAGAATGTTATTTAATGGTCAAGAACAAGAGAAAAAAGTTAGTGCTTGTAGTGGTGGAGAAAAACATAGAATGTGGCTTTCTAAAATCATGCTAGAACAACCAAACTTTATGATATTAGATGAACCAACAAACCATTTAGACCTTGAAGCAATTATTGCATTAGGTGAAGGACTTTTAGAATATCCAGGTTCTGTAATTTGTGTATCGCACGATAGGGAATTACTTGATGCTTATGCAAATAGAATTATTGCCATTCAAAATGATGGTTCTATTGTAGATTTTAAAGGTACTTACGAAGAATATATTGAATCAAAAGAAGCCTAA
- a CDS encoding acyl-CoA thioesterase, which produces MSNTVKGEKSLTMTMLMTPDKANFSGKNVHGGEILKMLDHVAYACAARYSGGYAVTLSVDMVLFKDPIKIGSLVTFHASVNYVGRTSMEIGIKVISEDIKDHTIKNTNVCYFTMVAVNENWEPLPVPKLEPVTEDEKRRYNDAIKRREQRMSSKHALKTIY; this is translated from the coding sequence ATGAGCAATACAGTAAAAGGTGAAAAATCTCTTACAATGACGATGTTGATGACACCAGATAAAGCAAATTTTAGTGGTAAAAATGTACATGGCGGAGAAATTTTAAAAATGTTAGATCATGTAGCATATGCATGTGCTGCAAGATATTCAGGAGGATATGCTGTAACACTTTCTGTTGATATGGTTTTATTTAAAGACCCTATTAAAATTGGTTCTCTAGTTACATTTCATGCATCAGTAAATTATGTTGGAAGAACTTCAATGGAAATTGGTATAAAAGTCATTTCTGAAGATATAAAAGACCATACAATAAAAAACACAAATGTTTGTTATTTTACAATGGTAGCAGTTAATGAAAATTGGGAGCCATTACCAGTTCCAAAATTAGAACCAGTAACTGAAGATGAAAAAAGAAGATATAACGATGCTATCAAAAGAAGAGAGCAAAGAATGTCTTCAAAACATGCATTAAAGACTATTTATTAG
- the ligA gene encoding NAD-dependent DNA ligase LigA, producing MTQNEYNEKINILISWAKAYYVDDNPQASDEEYDKLSRECLAYEQENPTLSHPNSPNKRVGGFVLEGFEKASHLSRMWSQEDVFNTIELEDWIKRAHKVNTNLEFYCEPKFDGASLNLIYENGVLKQAITRGDGSIGEDVTNNVKTIHSIPLQIKEQSLIEIRGEIVIKKADFEKINEERAKNGEQLFANPRNAAAGSLRQLDPSITAKRKLFFNVWGVGQNSLDFTKYSDMMEYIYSLGFVHPPMTTKTTTVKGIEELYHKIIASRNSIEMMLDGMVIKINDIETQEELGYTVKFPRWSCAYKFPAVEKTTTIKDIIQQVGRTGVITPVAVVEPTLIDGSTVERASLHNYDEIARLDLRINDQVIIIKSGDIIPKITKVFTDRRDGTQEQISRPTLCPKCQSELLDEGTLIKCQNLDCPSIIVNSIIYFASKNCMNIDGLGNKIVETLVREKKIYDILDLYSLKYEDLENLEGFKAKKINNLLNAITNTKNSSLHRVINALGIEHIGEVASKQICLEFGLDVLKIDFDSLVALDGIGEQMANSFVEFMRVNEELVTKLIDTINPTVEEKVEVSENAFKGKTVVITGTMSVSRGEIKKQLETLGAKVSSSVSKKTDYVIYGEEAGSKYDKAVELNVKTINEDEMNAMI from the coding sequence ATGACACAAAACGAATACAATGAAAAAATAAATATTTTAATATCGTGGGCAAAAGCCTATTATGTTGATGATAATCCCCAAGCTAGTGATGAAGAGTATGATAAATTATCAAGAGAGTGTTTAGCATATGAGCAAGAAAACCCTACTCTTTCCCATCCAAACTCACCAAATAAAAGAGTTGGTGGTTTTGTTTTAGAAGGCTTTGAAAAAGCTTCTCACCTCTCACGTATGTGGTCACAAGAAGATGTTTTTAATACAATTGAATTAGAAGATTGGATAAAAAGAGCACATAAAGTAAATACAAATCTAGAGTTTTATTGTGAACCAAAATTTGATGGGGCAAGTTTAAACTTAATCTATGAAAACGGGGTATTAAAACAAGCAATAACAAGAGGTGATGGAAGTATTGGAGAAGATGTTACGAATAATGTAAAAACAATACACTCTATTCCCCTACAAATAAAAGAACAATCTCTTATAGAAATAAGAGGTGAAATAGTTATCAAAAAAGCTGATTTTGAAAAGATTAATGAAGAGCGAGCAAAAAATGGTGAACAACTATTTGCAAACCCTAGAAATGCAGCAGCTGGAAGTTTAAGACAATTAGATCCAAGTATTACAGCAAAGAGAAAACTATTTTTTAATGTTTGGGGAGTAGGACAAAACTCTTTAGACTTTACTAAATACTCAGATATGATGGAATATATTTATTCCCTTGGATTTGTTCATCCTCCAATGACTACAAAAACTACAACAGTCAAAGGTATAGAAGAGTTATATCATAAAATAATTGCTTCAAGAAATAGTATTGAAATGATGCTTGATGGAATGGTAATAAAAATCAATGATATAGAAACACAAGAGGAGTTAGGATATACAGTAAAATTTCCTAGATGGTCTTGTGCATATAAGTTTCCAGCTGTCGAAAAAACAACTACAATTAAAGATATCATCCAACAAGTTGGAAGAACAGGTGTTATAACTCCTGTAGCAGTTGTTGAACCTACACTTATAGATGGTTCAACTGTTGAGAGAGCTAGTTTACACAACTATGATGAAATAGCAAGACTTGATTTAAGAATAAATGACCAAGTTATTATTATAAAAAGTGGTGATATTATTCCTAAAATAACAAAAGTCTTTACAGATAGAAGAGATGGAACACAAGAGCAGATAAGTCGCCCTACTTTATGTCCAAAGTGTCAAAGTGAACTTTTAGATGAAGGTACACTAATAAAGTGTCAAAATCTTGATTGCCCTTCAATTATTGTAAACTCAATAATCTATTTTGCAAGTAAGAATTGTATGAATATAGATGGACTTGGAAATAAAATAGTTGAGACTTTAGTAAGAGAAAAAAAGATATATGACATACTTGACTTATATTCACTTAAATATGAAGATTTAGAAAATCTTGAAGGATTTAAAGCCAAAAAGATAAATAACCTTTTAAATGCAATAACAAATACAAAAAACAGTTCACTTCATAGAGTTATAAATGCACTTGGAATTGAACATATTGGAGAAGTAGCCTCTAAACAAATATGTCTAGAGTTTGGACTTGATGTACTAAAAATAGATTTTGATTCTCTTGTAGCTCTTGATGGTATAGGTGAACAAATGGCAAACTCATTTGTTGAATTTATGAGAGTAAATGAAGAACTTGTCACAAAATTAATAGATACTATAAACCCAACAGTTGAAGAAAAAGTAGAAGTAAGTGAAAATGCTTTTAAAGGCAAAACTGTAGTAATAACTGGAACTATGAGTGTAAGTCGTGGTGAGATAAAAAAACAACTTGAAACTTTAGGAGCAAAAGTTAGCTCTAGTGTATCTAAAAAGACAGATTATGTAATATATGGGGAAGAAGCTGGAAGTAAATATGATAAAGCAGTTGAACTCAATGTTAAAACTATAAATGAAGATGAAATGAATGCAATGATTTAA
- a CDS encoding class I SAM-dependent methyltransferase: MELIQSNIQQELNEDYLIETLNLNNKTILELGCGKASKTIDIATNGFDRKIIACEVDKIQHQKNLQKSYENIEFKLCGAEDIHLEEESVDMVFMFKSFHHVPINLMPKALSEIKRVLKPNGLAYISEPLFTGELSDMIAMFHNEELVRSEAFNAIKKAVENEEFKLFQEIFFYSLDTYRDFEEFKSRHMSATFNNYNITKELEKEVEKKFNQYAQKNNPITFKKPFRVDILQKI; this comes from the coding sequence ATGGAATTAATTCAATCAAATATACAACAAGAGTTAAATGAAGATTATCTTATTGAAACTCTGAATTTAAACAATAAAACAATACTAGAATTAGGCTGTGGCAAGGCATCAAAGACTATTGATATTGCTACAAATGGATTTGATAGGAAAATTATCGCTTGTGAAGTAGATAAAATACAACATCAAAAAAATCTTCAAAAATCTTATGAAAATATAGAATTTAAACTCTGTGGTGCAGAAGATATTCATTTGGAAGAGGAAAGTGTGGATATGGTTTTTATGTTTAAATCTTTTCACCATGTACCTATAAATCTTATGCCAAAAGCTCTAAGTGAAATAAAAAGAGTACTAAAACCAAATGGTTTAGCTTATATATCTGAACCTCTTTTTACAGGTGAATTAAGTGACATGATTGCAATGTTTCATAATGAAGAACTTGTTCGAAGTGAAGCTTTTAATGCAATAAAAAAAGCTGTAGAAAATGAAGAATTTAAACTATTCCAAGAGATATTTTTCTATTCATTGGATACATACAGAGATTTTGAAGAGTTTAAATCAAGACATATGAGTGCAACCTTTAACAATTACAATATCACAAAAGAACTTGAAAAAGAAGTTGAAAAGAAATTTAATCAATATGCACAAAAAAATAATCCAATAACATTTAAAAAACCTTTCAGGGTTGATATTTTACAAAAAATTTAA
- a CDS encoding universal stress protein, which produces MIYKKMFFPIGGGEELKERLFAALLIAKYFDANLEILKCLHDTGKKMYKNLGISSHIMKEIDDVIALKAQEESIEFEKALIEIGKIVGMDVSTTPIPNKVHALLTVKEGNRSLLVEEESKFCDIVIAAAPPSGIATATFETSVLKSGKPVLMFPRKMKTFNTKSILIGWNNTVESSRAITSSVELLKQAQRVQIVSSDEYSGDMVKINQLIEYLKFHGIDASYKIVETTRIPGQALLNAALDGNFDLIVAGAYGHKGLRELMFGGATRYLLEHSTLPVFMSH; this is translated from the coding sequence ATGATTTACAAAAAAATGTTTTTTCCTATTGGTGGTGGTGAAGAGTTAAAAGAGAGATTATTTGCAGCATTATTAATTGCAAAATATTTTGATGCAAACTTAGAAATTTTAAAATGTTTACATGATACTGGCAAAAAAATGTACAAAAATTTGGGTATTTCTAGTCATATAATGAAAGAAATTGATGATGTAATTGCTCTAAAAGCTCAAGAAGAATCAATTGAATTTGAGAAAGCTCTTATAGAAATTGGAAAAATTGTTGGGATGGACGTATCAACTACTCCAATTCCAAATAAAGTTCATGCTCTTTTAACTGTAAAAGAGGGAAATAGAAGCCTTTTAGTTGAAGAAGAATCTAAATTTTGTGATATAGTAATTGCTGCTGCTCCTCCATCTGGAATAGCAACTGCAACATTTGAAACATCAGTTTTAAAAAGTGGAAAACCTGTTCTTATGTTCCCAAGAAAAATGAAAACTTTTAATACAAAATCAATACTTATTGGATGGAATAATACAGTTGAGTCATCACGAGCTATAACTTCATCTGTTGAATTGTTAAAACAAGCTCAAAGAGTACAAATAGTATCTTCTGATGAATATAGTGGTGATATGGTAAAAATTAACCAATTAATTGAATATCTTAAATTTCATGGAATTGATGCAAGTTATAAAATTGTAGAAACTACAAGAATCCCAGGTCAAGCGTTATTAAATGCTGCACTTGATGGAAACTTTGACTTAATAGTTGCAGGTGCTTATGGTCATAAAGGATTGAGAGAACTTATGTTTGGTGGTGCTACTAGATATTTATTAGAACATTCTACTTTACCAGTATTTATGTCTCACTAG
- a CDS encoding response regulator transcription factor, translated as MKILLLEDNKTLAKGIFNKLVQHGYVVDLFYDGEEGLYSLNTSTYDLLILDLGLPSLDGIDIIKDLRNSQKNIPILIISARDKLDQRILGLDSGADDYLCKPFELDEVIARVQALLRRSKNQISKLIKYKDLEYNSLSKTLTKDDIVIELSKREINVFEHMLLNLNNVVSKENIVEHITSFDDDFNPTAVETYVSRLRKKLGNSINLKTVRGLGYILNS; from the coding sequence ATGAAGATATTATTACTTGAAGATAATAAAACATTAGCAAAAGGAATATTTAATAAATTAGTGCAACATGGTTATGTAGTAGACCTCTTCTATGATGGAGAAGAGGGTCTATACTCTTTAAATACTTCTACTTATGATCTTCTTATTTTAGACTTAGGGTTACCAAGTTTAGATGGAATTGATATTATAAAAGACTTAAGAAACTCTCAAAAGAATATTCCCATCTTAATCATTTCCGCTAGAGATAAACTTGACCAACGAATATTAGGATTAGATAGTGGAGCAGATGATTATTTGTGTAAGCCTTTTGAACTTGATGAAGTTATCGCTAGAGTTCAAGCATTATTAAGACGAAGTAAAAATCAAATCTCTAAGTTGATTAAGTATAAAGATTTAGAATATAATTCTTTATCAAAAACTTTAACTAAAGATGATATTGTTATAGAATTAAGTAAAAGAGAGATAAATGTCTTTGAACATATGTTATTAAATTTAAATAATGTAGTTAGCAAAGAAAATATTGTAGAACATATTACATCTTTTGATGATGATTTTAACCCAACCGCTGTTGAAACTTATGTTTCCAGACTAAGAAAAAAGCTAGGTAATTCTATTAACTTAAAAACAGTTAGAGGCTTAGGGTATATACTTAATTCATAA
- a CDS encoding sensor histidine kinase produces MAKNTQSISYRLVIWLTIPLIIFSILLFSVIYFFVNEKVNKFYDNNLYATGKSMEDSIGIRNGHLLVDLPYFAIDLLSSNNEGSVFYSIVDENNKLLVGYKGLVNKKVLEKKDKVFYNTSFAAAQLRAVSFNVSINNFGKKHKAIITVAETLEGRISAINDILIVLIVLIGVVIISTLIISLIAVRKGLRPLYNLQKIIKKRDLKDLSPISFNAPKEIEEVLNSINILLERSRDNIKYIEHFNSDVSHQLRTPLAELKVKIEVLYKKDEKEYITFMKIIDSMSHITEQLLLYAKTNPNSININRFKKINLTQMCKDYCLKTAPRVYAKGFEFAYESFDKDVFINADSILLESMLDNIINNALYYAVDEKNNPMGTISVNIKRHNNTIWLNVKDEGYGLNTKDLNHIFDRFYRVDSNKKGNGLGLSIVKQIAQLHNATVQASNDEGLVISIVFPI; encoded by the coding sequence ATGGCTAAAAATACACAATCTATTAGTTATCGTTTAGTCATTTGGCTAACCATTCCTTTAATTATATTTTCTATTTTATTATTTTCTGTTATATATTTTTTTGTAAATGAAAAAGTAAATAAATTTTATGATAATAATCTATATGCAACTGGTAAAAGTATGGAAGATAGTATTGGCATTAGAAATGGACATTTACTTGTTGACTTACCTTACTTTGCCATTGATTTATTATCTTCTAATAATGAAGGTTCAGTTTTTTACTCTATAGTAGATGAAAATAATAAATTGCTTGTTGGATATAAAGGTTTAGTTAATAAAAAAGTCTTAGAAAAAAAAGATAAAGTTTTTTATAATACATCATTTGCAGCTGCACAATTGAGAGCTGTATCTTTTAATGTATCTATTAATAATTTTGGTAAAAAACATAAAGCAATAATAACTGTTGCAGAAACTCTAGAAGGAAGAATTTCTGCAATTAATGATATTTTAATAGTATTAATTGTTTTAATTGGTGTAGTTATTATTTCTACACTAATCATATCTTTAATTGCAGTTAGAAAAGGACTTAGACCTTTATATAATTTACAAAAAATAATAAAAAAACGAGATTTAAAAGATTTATCTCCTATAAGTTTTAATGCACCAAAAGAAATTGAAGAAGTATTAAATAGTATTAATATTTTATTAGAAAGAAGTAGAGACAATATTAAGTACATAGAACACTTCAATTCAGATGTTTCTCATCAATTAAGAACTCCTTTAGCAGAATTAAAAGTTAAAATAGAAGTGTTATATAAAAAAGATGAAAAAGAATATATTACTTTCATGAAAATTATTGATTCTATGAGTCATATTACGGAACAACTTCTTTTATATGCTAAAACAAATCCAAATTCAATAAATATTAATAGATTTAAAAAAATAAATTTAACTCAAATGTGTAAGGATTATTGTCTTAAAACTGCGCCAAGAGTCTATGCAAAAGGTTTTGAATTTGCATATGAGAGTTTTGATAAAGATGTATTTATTAATGCTGATTCAATTTTACTAGAAAGTATGTTAGATAACATTATTAATAATGCCTTATATTATGCAGTTGATGAAAAAAATAATCCAATGGGAACTATAAGTGTAAATATAAAAAGACATAATAATACTATTTGGTTAAATGTAAAAGATGAGGGTTATGGTTTAAATACTAAAGATTTAAATCATATTTTTGATAGATTTTATAGAGTGGATTCAAATAAAAAAGGTAATGGATTAGGACTGAGCATTGTTAAACAAATTGCACAGTTACATAATGCAACTGTACAAGCTTCAAATGATGAAGGTTTGGTTATTTCTATAGTTTTCCCTATATAA